TGCTCGACCTGCGACTGCGCGGACGCGATCGCGCGCGTGACCATCTTGTTCTCGATCGGCACGTCGTCCGGGACGTTCGCCATCGACATCACGCGCTCGACCATCTGGGCCTTGAACAGCCGCATCAGGTCGTCGCCGAGGGAGAGGTAGAAGCGGGACTCGCCGGGGTCGCCCTGACGGCCGGAACGGCCGCGCAGCTGGTTGTCGATACGGCGCGACTCGTGCCGCTCGGTGCCGAGGACGTAGAGCCCGCCGAGGTCCTTGACCTCCTCGAACTCGGCCCTGACCGCCTGCTCGGCCCGCTCCAGGGCGGCGGGCAGGGCATGCGCCCACTCCTCGATGTGCTCCTCGGGGTCGAGGCCGCGCTGGCGCAGCTCCGCCTCGGCGAGGTCCTCGGGGTTGCCGCCGAGCTTGATGTCGGTACCACGGCCGGCCATGTTCGTGGCCACGGTGACGGCGCCCTTGCGGCCGGCCTGGGCGACGATCGTCGCCTCCCGGTCGTGCTGCTTGGCGTTGAGGACCTCGTGCTGGATGCCGCGCTTGGACAGCTGCTGGGAGAGGTACTCGGACTTCTCGACCGACGTCGTGCCGACGAGGATCGGCTGGCCCTTCTCGTGCTTCTCGGCGATGTCGTCGACGACCGCCTCGAACTTGGCGACCTCGGTGCGGTAGATGAGGTCCGACTGGTCCTTGCGGATCATCGGCTTGTTGGTCGGGATCGGGACCACGCCGAGCTTGTAGATCTGGTGGAACTCGGCGGCCTCGGTCATCGCCGTACCGGTCATGCCGGAGAGCTTGCTGTAAAGACGGAAGAAGTTCTGCAGGGTGATCGTGGCGAGCGTCTGGTTCTCGTCCTTGATGTCCACCCCTTCCTTCGCCTCGATCGCCTGGTGCATGCCCTCGTTGTAGCGGCGGCCGGCGAGGATACGGCCGGTGTGCTCGTCGACGATCATGACCTCGCCGTCGATGACGACGTAGTCCTTGTCCTTCTTGAAGAGCTCCTTGGCCTTGATGGCGTTGTTCAGGTAGCCCACCAGAGGCGTGTTCACCGACTCGTAGAGGTTGTCGATGCCCAGCCAGTCCTCGACCTTGCTGACGCCGGACTCGTGGATGGCGACGGTGCGCTTCTTCTCGTCGACGTCGTAGTCGCCGGTCTCCTCCACGCCCTTGAGGGGGTTGCCCGCCTCGCCCTTCTTCAGGCGCAGGACCAGCTTGGCGAAGTCGCCGTACCACTTGGTGGCCTGGTCGGCCGGGCCGGAGATGATCAGCGGCGTACGGGCCTCGTCGACGAGGATGGAGTCGACCTCGTCGACGATGGCGTAGTTGTGGCCGCGCTGGACGAGCTCGTCCTTGGACCACGCCATGTTGTCGCGGAGGTAGTCGAAGCCGAACTCGTTGTTCGTGCCGTACGTGATGTCGCAGTTGTACTGCTCGCGGCGCTCGGCCGGCGTCATGTTGGCGAGGATGCAACCGACGGACAGGCCGAGGAACTTGTGGACGCGGCCCATCATCTCGGAGTCGCGCTCGGCCAGGTAGTCGTTGACCGTGATGAGGTGGACGCCGCGGCCCGAGAGGGCGTTGAGATAGGCGGGCAGGGTGCCGACGAGCGTCTTGCCCTCACCGGTCTTCATCTCGGCGACGTAGCCGAGGTGCAGGGCGGCGCCGCCCATCATCTGCACGTCGTAGTGACGCTGGCCCAGCACGCGCTTGGCGGCCTCGCGCACCGTGGCGAACGCCTCGGGCAGCAGGTCGTCGAGGACCTTGTCGATGATGTCGTCGTGCTTGGACTCGTCGGGCTCGTCTGCGAGAGCCTCGGCGATCCGCGCCTTGTAATCATCGGTGAGGGCCCGCAGCTCGGCGTCGGAGAGGTCGACGAAGTCCTCTTCGATGGAGTTGACCTGGTCCGCGATGCGGTGCAGCTTGCGCAGGATCTTGCCTTCGCCTGCACGCATGATCTTCGAGAGGACGGACACGGGGGTTGGTCTCCTTGCCGGTCGGGCCTGGGACGGTCGGTTTCCATTTGGCTCACTGAGCAACGGCCATCGTATGCGAGGACTCGGCCAAGCCGGGAGGCCTGCTGTGACGACGACCGCCCAGCACTGTGCACACCGCTTCAAATCTTGTTCAAAGCGGCCGACGGACGGGTTCAAAGAGGACAACGGACGGGCCCCGCGGATGGTGCCGGATCAGGCCACGGAATTGCGCGAATTGTGATCACCCGCTCACGCACGGCAAAAGGATGGCGTCCGCGCGCGGCCTCCGCGCAGAATCGGCCGATGGAACCCGTGACGCTCACGACCGCCCGTCTCCTTCTGCGCAGAGTCGGCCCGCAGGACACCGACGCGGTGTGCGCCGCCGTCCAGGACGCCGAAATCCAGCGCTGGACGATGGTCCCCTCGCCCTATCTCCCGGAACACGCGCGGACTTTCACCGAGGAGATCGCCCCCAAGGGCTGGGAGAACGGTTCGTTGCTCACCTTCGGTCTGTTCCTCGCCGAAGGGGAGGAGCTGGTGGGCATGCTGGACCTCGCCATGCGGTCTCTCAGCACCGCCGAGATCGGGTTCTGGGGTACGAAGGAACACCGCGGAAACGGTTATGTGACCGAGGCCGTCGTCGAGGTCTGCCGCTGGGCCTTCACCCAGCTGTCCGTCGACCGTGTGGAATGGCGCGCCGAGGTCGGCAACCACCCCTCGCGCGCGGTGGCGGAACGCGCGGGCTTCGTCATGGAGGGCGTCCTGCGCGCCGCGATCATCCACGGCGGCGTGCGCCGCGACGCGTGGGTGGGCGGTCTGCTGCCGTCGGACCTGGGACTGCCGTCGACGGCGCCCTACCTGCCGGCCCAGGTGTCGTCGACCTAGTTCCAGGGCTTGTCGTCCGGATCGGCTCGGCGTCGCGGGCCCTGGCCCGCGCCCGCGGGCGGTCGTGCCGCCGGGCCGTTGTCACGGCGAACGTCCAGCTCGGCGCCCATTGTCAGTGCCGCCCCCTATCGTGCCGACCATGACGACCCCGCGTCCCACCACCGACCTCTCGGCGGACGAGGCCCGCCGCATCGCCCTCCGCACCCAGGGCTTCCTGGGCGCCCCCGACCGCAAGGGCGGTGTCCGCGGTGTCCTGCGCCATCTCGGCGCGGTCCAGCTGGACACGATCTCGGTCCTGGCCCGCTCCCACGAGCTCGTCCCGTACGCCCGCCTGGGCGCGGTCGGCCGCAAGGCGGTGGAGGACGCCTACTGGAACACCGCCGCGTCCGGAGAGCCCCACGCCTTCGAGTACTGGTCCCACGCGGCGTGCATCCTCCCGGTCGAGGAATGGCCCCACTTCGCGTTCCGCCGACGTGCCTACCGGGCCCGCCCGCACTGGAACCACGATCTGCCGGACGGCGCCTACGACCAGGTCATCAAGCAGCTGCGCGCCGAAGGTCCGCTCACGGCCACGGAGTTGGGCGGGGCCAAGCGCACGAGCGAGTGGTGGGACTGGTCCGGCGCGAAGGTGGCCGTCGAGCGCGCCCTGATGTACGGCGAGGTGGTGTGCGTACAGCGCCGCGGCTGGAAGCGGGTGTACGACCTGGCCGAGCGCGCGATCCCGGACACCCTGCTGCACGACGAGCTGGACGACGCGGAGTGCCTGCGCCGGCTCGTCCGGCTGGCCGGCCAGTCCCTGGGCGTCGGCACGCGCGCGGACATCGCCGACTACCACCGTCTCAAGGGCGAGCAGTTCGACGCGGTGATCGCCGACTCGGGCCTGGTGCCGGTCACGGTCGAGGGCTGGGGCAAGCCGGCCTGGGCGGACCCCGCCGCCCTGGAGACAGCTCCGCGCGGCCGCCACCGCACCACGCTGCTGTCCCCGTTCGACTCCCTCGTCTGGGAACGGGCGCGCACGGAGCGGATCTTCGGCTTCACCCACCGCCTGGAGGCCTACGTCCCCAAACCCAAGCGCGTGTACGGCTACTTCGCGATGCCGGTGCTGGCCGGCGGCCGTCTCGTCGGCCGGGTGGATCCGGCCCGCGAGGGCGCGACACTGGTCGCCAAGCAGGTCACCCTGGACGGCCCGAAGGCGGTACCGGCCGTCGCGGAGGCCCTGGTCGAGGCCGCGAGCTGGGTGAACTGCACGAGCGTGCGCGTGGAGCGGGTCGACGCCCCCGAGCTGCAGGCCCCCCTCGGCAAGGAGGTGACGCGGGCCCTGGCGACGGCCATGCGCTGACCGCGCCTACCGCCCGTCAGCGGATCTCGAGGATCTTCTCCCGCATCGCGTAGACCACCGCTTCCATCCTGGAGTGCAGCTGCAGCTTCTCCAGGATGTTGCGCACATGGTTCTTCACGGTGTTCTCGGAGATGAACAACTCCTTGGCGATGTCCCGGTTGTTCATCCCCGTGGCGACGAGCTTGAGGACCTCCAGCTCACGATCGGTCAGCCGCGGCGCCGGCACCAGCCGGCGCTCGTCGGTCCGCTGGATCATCGACTTGAACTCGGTGAGGAGTTTCGACGCCATCGACGGACTGATCTGCGACTGCCCGTCCGCGACGGCGCGGATGGCCGTGGCCACCTCGTCGGTGGAGATCTCCTTCAGCAGGTAGCCGGTCGCGCCCGCCTTGATCGCGTCGTAGAGGTCCGCCTCCTCGTCGCTGATCGTCAGCATGATGATCTTGGCGCTGGGTGCGACCTCCTTGATGGAGGTGCACGCCTCGATCCCGCCCCGCTTGGGCATCCGCACGTCCATCAGGACGATGTCGGGCAGCAGGTCGGCGGCCTTGTCGACGGCCTCGGCGCCGTCCCCGGCCTCCCCCACGACCTGGATGTCCTCCTCGGCCGCGAGCACGATCTCCAGGCCACGGCGGAAGAGGGCGTGGTCGTCCACGACAAGGACTCTGATCGGTTCCTTGCGTGGGGAGCCCGCATCCGGGCCCATGCCGACGACGCCGCCGTCGGCATCCTCGTCACGCATCGGTCCGAAGCTGTCCGCCATCGTTCCTCCCCCTGAAGGCTGTGGCCTGTGGTGCTGTGCCAACGCCAACCCAAGGCAACGGCCCACCGGTTGGGCCGTTGCGGCCATGATTCCATGCCCGGCCGACAACGCGGTGACAGAGCGGGGCGCGAAGTGGTCGCACACCGGTGCCCCTGGGGGCGCACAGGCGCTCCAGGGGCACCGGATCGACTGTCGGACGCGTTGGTCAGCCGCCCAGCGTGCCACCGGGCGCGGGAGAGTGCGCCTGGGCGACCATCGGGTCCGTGCTGAGGTGGATGACGCCGTAGTCGTAGGCGTGCCGTCGGTAGACGACACTCGGTTCCTTCGTCTCGGAGTCGACGAAGAGATAGAAGTCGTGTCCGACCAGCTCCATCTCGTAGAGAGCCTGGTCGAGGGTCATCGGGGAGGCGACGTGCGTCTTCTCGCGGACGATGAGGGGGCCTTCGCCCTTCACCTCCAGCGAACCGATCTTCTTCGTGGGTACGCCGTCCGGCTCTTCCTCGTGAACGGCCTGGCCGTTGCCGTTGAGGGTCGCCGCGCCCGGAACGTGGTCGGGGACCTCGGCAGCCGAGATCCTGCGCGCACCACGGCGCGAGAACCGCTTGTCGTGCTGCTTGCGCAGCCGGGCGTCCAGCTTCTCCGCCGCCAGGTCGAGCGCCGCGTACGGATCGCTTGCCGCTGCCTCCGCCCGGATCACCGGCCCGCGGGAGCGGAGCGTGATCTCCACTCGGTCACAGCGGTCGGCCTGTCGGGGGTTGGGCTCCTTGGACACCTCGACGTCGAGGCTGATCACCTTGCCATCGAGCTTCTGGATCTTCTCCAGCTTCAGCTTCTCGGCCACGTGCTTCCGGAACCGCTCGGGCACCTCGGTCTTGCGGCCCTTGACGACGATGTCCACGCAGAACTCCGTTCCCGGATCGCTCCGCCTCGCTGCGGAGCATCTCCCTTTTGCACCAGGTTCCGGTGCTCCGGAACCTCGGACTCGGTGACTTTCCACCTCCTCCCCCGCGGACAAGATCTCCACTCCACCGCCACGGGTGATAGTTGAGAACCCGCAGGACGGCATTCGTCCATGAGAGGTGTGGCCTGCGCCTTTCTCTCACAACCGAACATATCTCGCCCGGACGGATGTCGTCACCCTCTACTGCGGCGTACCTCCGTTCAGGTGAATTGACCCTCTCATTACCTGCAACGATGCAAGTCAGCGGTCAGTTCCGGTTTATTTCGAAGGAATCCGGAGGCGCGGCGACCACGGCCGCGTGGATGACGTCGTCCGCGTCGGCCGTGCCCGCCTTTCCCGGCACGCCGGGCATCCGTCCGGCTTCCCGCTCCGCCGGTCCGGCCTCCCGTTCCCCTCTGACTTCCCGAGTCACGGCCGTATACACGGCCGTTGTCGCTCCGCCGTACGAAATCGGCCCCGCCGCCCGCACGGCCCGCGCCGCCTCCGCCAAGGAGGCACCGGTCGTCATGAGGTCGTCGACGAGCACCACCCGGCCCTCGCGCAGCAGCCGCGCGCCACCGGGCGCCACGGCGAGCGCGCCCGCCAGATTCCGCAAGCGCTGGCGGGAGTTGAGCCCGGCCTGGTCGGCCACGGCACGCCGCTGCCGCAGCACCGCGACCACGCGGGCGGGCAGCCCGTCGCGCCGCAACTCCCCCGCCGCGGCCAGCGCGATCCTCCTGGCCGGATCATGTCCCCGCGCCCGCACCGCCGCCCGGGCGGACGGCACCGGGACGAGCAGCACCGCAGTACCCGCGTCGGCGTCCCCCACCTGTCGCAGCCCCGCCCGCACGGCCTCCGCCAGGGCCGCGCCCAGCGGTGCCGCCAGGGCCAGGGCGCCCCGTTCCTTGTGGGCCAGCAGCACGGCCCGTACCTCGTCCGCGTACCGGGCGGCCGCGTGCACCACGGGCATCCCGTCCGGCTCCGGAACCGGTCGTACCCGGCTCGGCCCGGGCCCGCTCAGCGCGGCACGGCACTCCGGGCAGAGCACCGTGCGAGACCTCCCGCAGCCTCCGCACTCGGCCGGCAGCACCAGGTCGGTGAGGTCCTGCCACCACCCCCGCATGCCGTCCACTGTGCCAACGCCCGGGCTCGCCCGCCAGCCCTGTGGACAACTCCCTGTGGACAACGCACCGCCGCCTGCCCGCCCGGCGCGGCGGCGGCCGTTTCAGCCCGGGTAGACGGGCGCCGACCCGTCCGTGACCAGCTTCTGCCACTGCCCGCCGGAGGGCAGCCGCACGATCCCGTCCTCGGAGTACGCCACCAGCGGCAGCCCGTCGTCGGACTCGGCCGCGGTGATCTCCTTTACGCCGGTGAGGGCCGCGGGCGCGGGTCCCTCCGGTGTGGAGCCGTCGACCTGGACGTACCGCATGGTCTGCACCCCGCCGTGCTCGCGCCCGACCACCACTAGCCGGCTGTCGCCGGCCCACGACATGGCCGTCACGTCCTCCAACTCCGGTGCAGCGGGCCGCGGTTCGAGCACCGAGACCGTGGGCTTGCCGCCCTCCGTGCCCCGCTCGATCCGCCCGATCATCAACGACTTCTTGGTGCCCTTGGCCACGACCAGCGCGACCCGCACCCCGTCGGCGGCCACCCGGACGTCCTCGATCAGGCCGTCCACCTCGGGCGTCTTCACCTCCAGCGGCTCGCCACCGCCGTGCTGGAGCACCAGCAGCCGCGCGTTGTCGGGATCGCGGTCGGCCACCCAGAGGTCGCCCTGCGCGTCCCAGCTCGGCGCGGTCAGCCGGTCGTCGCTCGTGGGGCCGTGGCTCGTCAGCACGGGGTTGCCGAGCGGATCGTCCGACACCAGCGACGCGACGTACAGCCGGCTGCCGTCGGCGCCGACCACCGCCGCGGTCCGCTCGTCGCGCGAGACGGCGACCGACCGCAGTTCCTTGTCGTTCTCGCCCAGCGGTCCGGGCACGGGCACCGGCTCGGCCTTCGGGCCCCGGCTGCCCGCGGCGATCCGGACCAGGCGGCTCTTGTTCTCGACGAAGTACAGGTAGCCGGGCGTCTGCGCCGAGCCCCGCACGGCGAAGTCACCGCTCTGGTCCTCGCCGAGCGAGCACAGCCGCCTGCTGCCGGAGCGCAGGGCCACGGTGTCCACCGCGGGGGCGAAATTCTGCACCGTGAAGAGGAGCTGGGCCGCCATCTCGTTGCACCGGGCCGGCCCGACCCGGGCCGCGTTCTCGTTCAGCGGCACGGTCAGCGTGTTCTGGTCGTCCGGCGCCAGCGAGGTGACGCCCTTCTGCAGCGCCGATCCGGTGGGGAAACTCGTCCGCACGACCTGGTCGAGCCAGTGCGTGGGGCCGGTGAGCAGCGAACGCACCATCTGCGTCATGGGGTCCACCCGCCGGCGTACGAACACCGGGTCCGCCACGGCCGTCGGGTGCGCCGCCCCAGCGGCGGCGTCGACGGCGAAGAAGTACTTGTTGACGGACATGAAGTTGCGCTGGAAGTCCGACTTCCCCATGACGACGCCCTGCGGCAGCCGGTCGATGCGCCACTGCTGGGTCTTCTTGTCCCGCACGAGGTGCACCAGCGACGCGTAGGGCCCGCTGTCCGGCGAGTACGACTGCTGCGTGTCCACCCTGGCGACCCGGGTGCCGTTCAGCGTGTACGACACCTCGTCGGAGTCGTCCCTGGCGTCCGAGCGGCGGTTGGGGTCGGTGCCCGGCCCGTCCGCGAGGACCGTGATCGACAGCTCCGGCTGCCAGGTCCGCGACGCCGTACCGGTCAGATACTGCCGCGCCGTCGAATAGTTCGGATCGTCGCTGGTCAGCGCCTCGAGGAAGCCCGACACGATCTCCTGGGGCTGCGCGTTCTCCTGCGGCGGCATGGCGAACACCCGCACCTGAGTGTCCTGCTGCGGCGTCGAGTCGACCCCGCGCAGATCCCCGCTGTCGGGCATCGACGCGCACCCGGCCAGCATGACGACGCCGAGGGCGCCGTACGCCATCGCGCGCAGCGGTCTGCGCCGGGCGCCCCCCTCGCGGTCAGCGCCCACGGAATGCCTCCCCCTGGTTCTTCGAGTCCTCCGGCCCGGAGTCCGGGCGGCTGGGGGCCTCATTCCGCGCCCCCTCCCCGGGGGGCGTGTCGTCCTGCTGTCGTCGTGCGCCCGAGGCGGGCCGCGACACCACGCGCGCGCCGTTGCCCGGCAACGCCGTGGGGTCGGCCGTGGCGGTCACGCCGTTCCGCCTCGGGGTTATCGCCGTTATCTGGTCTGCCGCGGCCTGTACGGGCACGGTGGCGGCCTTCTCGGCCCCTCCACGCGGCAGACCGGCGTCGTCGAGTCCGCGGTTGCGGCGCGAGTCCTTCGGCTCCAGCGGTATCGGCGAGCCCCGCAGCGGCTCGTCCGCCGTCCGCGGCAGCGTCAGCCGGAACTGCGACCCGCCGCCCGGCTCGCCCCACGCCTGCAGCCAGCCGCCGTGCAGCCGCGCGTCCTCCAGGGCGATCGACAGCCCCAGGCCCGTACCGCCGGTGGTACGCGCGCGTGCCGGGTCCGCCCGCCAGAAGCGGCTGAACACGCGCGTGGCCTCGCCCGGCTTGAGTCCGACGCCGTAGTCGCGCACCGCGACGGCGACCGCCCCGCCCGCCGCGGCGAGCTTGACGACGACGTCCTTGCCCTCGCCGTGCTCCACGGCGTTGACGACGAGGTTGCGCAGCACCCGCTCCACCCGGCGGGCGTCCGCCTCGGCGACGACGGGCTGCTGGTCGCCGACGACCCGTATCGTCGTCCCCTTGCGCTCGGCGAGCGGCTCGGCCCCGCTGACGACCCTGCGCACGACCTCCCGCAGGTCTATCGGCTCCGCCTCCAGGGCAGCCGCGCCGGCGTCGAACCGGCTGATCTCCAGCAGATCGGCGAGCAGCGACTCGAACCGGTCCAGCTGGTCGGCGAGCAGTTCCGCCGACCGCGCGGTCACCGGATCGAAGTCCTCGCGCGCCTCGTGGATGACGTCCGCGGCCATCCGTACGGTCGTCAGCGGTGTCCGCAGCTCGTGCGACACGTCGGACACGAACCGCCGCTGCATCCGCGACAGATCCTCCAGCTGCTGGATCTTCAGCTGCAGGTTCTGCGCCATCTTGTTGAAGGCCTCGCCCAGCCGTGCGATGTCGTCCTCGCCGGTGACCTTCATACGCTCCTGCAGCCGCCCCGCGGACAGCCTTTCGGCGATACCGGCGGCCATCCGCACTGGTGTGACGACCTGCCGCACGACGAGCCACGCGATGGCCCCGAGGAGCACCACGACGAACAGTCCTGCGGTCGCGAGGGTGCCCTTGACCAGGCTGAGCGACTTCTCCTCCTGCGTGAGCGGGAAGAGATAGTAGAGCTGGTACGGGTCGCCGTTCGGGTCGTTGACCTGCTTGCCGATGACCAGCGCCGGCTGGGACTCCTTGTTGTTGTTGTAGACGATGCGGGTATAGCTCTGGGCGGCCGTCGGGTTGTCGTTGATCCGCGCGCGCAGGTCCTCGGGCACGCTGGCGGAGGGGTCGACGTAGCCGGAGGCCCGCGGCCCGCGGCCGCCGCCGCTGTCGTCCCCGGCGGGCAGCGTCACCACTTCGAAGGCGCCCTGTCCACCGCTGGACAGCGACGACACAAGGCCGCTCATCCACGGGATGACGCTCTGCGAGGGACGGCCGTCGGCTGTGGTGCCGTCGTCGCCGGTGCCCGCCGCGGCCTCGTCGGCCGTCTGTTTGGCCACCGCGAATCCGCCGGTGGCCTGGCTCTGCGAGGCCTTCACCTTGGCGTCCAGCAGCCCGTTGCGGACCTGTCCGATCACGACGAAGCCGAGCAGCAGCACCACGCCCAGCGACATCAGCAGGGTGGTGGCCACGACCTTGAGCTGGATGTTGCGCCGCCACAGCCGCATGACGGGCAGCAGCGGCCGCCGCACCCAGCGCATGAACAGCCGCAGCACGGGGCTGCCCTGGACGCCGCCCTGCAGCAGCCCGCCCTCCAGCAGGCGCCGCCAACGGGAGCCCGCGGTCTTCCGGCCGACAGGCCGCCCCGCGCGGGCCCCTGCCGGCCCGGTCGCCGAAGCGGCACTGTCACCGGTCATGTCAGCTCGGTCCTGCCTTGTACCCCACGCCACGGACGGTCACCACGATCTCCGGCCGCTCCGGGTCCTTCTCGACCTTGGAACGCAGCCGCTGCACGTGAACATTCACAAGCCGGGTGTCAGCGGCGTGCCGGTATCCCCACACCTGCTCGAGCAGCACCTCGCGGGTGAACACCTGCCAGGGCTTGCGGGCCAGCGCGACCAGCAGGTCGAACTCCAGCGGCGTCAGCGCGATCGACTGCCCGTCCCGCTTCACGGAGTGACCGGCCACGTCGATCACCAGATCGCCGATGGCCAACTGCTCCGGCGCCGGCTCCTCGGACCTCCTGAGCCGCGCCCGGATCCGGGCCACGAGCTCCTTCGGCTTGAACGGCTTGACGATGTAGTCGTCAGCCCCCGACTCCAGCCCGACCACCACGTCGACGGTGTCGCTCTTGGCCGTGAGCATCACGATCGGCACACCCGACTCGGCCCTGATCAGACGGCACACCTCGATGCCGTCCCGCCCGGGCAGCATGAGGTCGAGCAGCACCAGATCGGGCTTGCTCTCCCGGAACGCGGCCAGCGCCTTGTCGCCGTCGGCTACGAAAGACGGCTCAAAACCTTCACCACGCAGCACGATGCCGAGCATCTCGGCAAGTGCGGTGTCGTCGTCGACGACAAGGACTCGTCCCTTCATAAACGACATCATCCCATTCTCATAACGGTGGCGAAGGTGCAGGTGAGCAGCGTCACTGGCCCGTGACGATAGTCGTATCCGGGCGTCACTGTCTGCCCCTGTCCTGTGACGTCGACATCAGCGACGTATGTCGCTACCCAGAGTAGGCGGAGGCAGCGACACCACTACGCCGACGCCATCGGGACAGAGCCTCCGTTCCGGCGAAGGCCTCGCCACGCCATGAGCTACATCGACGCCGGGCGGGACCTCGCACACAGTCCTGCGAGGGCCTCGGCGGTCACGGGAGAGACGGCGCCCTCTTCCGTGACGATCGCGGTGACCAGCTCGGGCGGCGTGACGTCGAACGCGGGGTTGTAGGCCTGGGTCCCCAGCGGAGCCACCGGAATCCCGCCGCCCGCCTCCGAGCCCATCACCGGCACCTGGGGCGCTGTGAGCTCGGTCACCTCATGTCCGGGACGCTGCTCCACCTCGATGGACGCCCCGTCGGGAGTGTCCAGGTCGATCGTCGTCGTCGGTGCCACCACGAGGAACGGCACATGGTGGTACCGCGCGAGCACCGCGAGCGGGTAGCTCCCCACCTTGTTGGCCACCGAGCCGTCGGCCGCGATGCGGTCGGCCCCGATCAGCACCGCGTCCACCTCACCGGCCGCGAACAGCGAGCCCGCCGCGTTGTCCGTGAGCAAGGTGTACGCCATCCCGTTGCGCGCCGCCTCATAGGCCGTCAGGCGAGCGCCCTGCAGCAACGGACGGGTCTCGTCGACCCAGAGCCGCCGCAACTGGCCCGTGCGGTGCGCCGCGAGTGCCACGGCGAACGCCGTCCCCTCCCCGCCCGACACCAGCGCACCGGTGTTGCAGTG
Above is a genomic segment from Streptomyces sp. SLBN-31 containing:
- a CDS encoding GNAT family N-acetyltransferase produces the protein MEPVTLTTARLLLRRVGPQDTDAVCAAVQDAEIQRWTMVPSPYLPEHARTFTEEIAPKGWENGSLLTFGLFLAEGEELVGMLDLAMRSLSTAEIGFWGTKEHRGNGYVTEAVVEVCRWAFTQLSVDRVEWRAEVGNHPSRAVAERAGFVMEGVLRAAIIHGGVRRDAWVGGLLPSDLGLPSTAPYLPAQVSST
- a CDS encoding LpqB family beta-propeller domain-containing protein, whose amino-acid sequence is MGADREGGARRRPLRAMAYGALGVVMLAGCASMPDSGDLRGVDSTPQQDTQVRVFAMPPQENAQPQEIVSGFLEALTSDDPNYSTARQYLTGTASRTWQPELSITVLADGPGTDPNRRSDARDDSDEVSYTLNGTRVARVDTQQSYSPDSGPYASLVHLVRDKKTQQWRIDRLPQGVVMGKSDFQRNFMSVNKYFFAVDAAAGAAHPTAVADPVFVRRRVDPMTQMVRSLLTGPTHWLDQVVRTSFPTGSALQKGVTSLAPDDQNTLTVPLNENAARVGPARCNEMAAQLLFTVQNFAPAVDTVALRSGSRRLCSLGEDQSGDFAVRGSAQTPGYLYFVENKSRLVRIAAGSRGPKAEPVPVPGPLGENDKELRSVAVSRDERTAAVVGADGSRLYVASLVSDDPLGNPVLTSHGPTSDDRLTAPSWDAQGDLWVADRDPDNARLLVLQHGGGEPLEVKTPEVDGLIEDVRVAADGVRVALVVAKGTKKSLMIGRIERGTEGGKPTVSVLEPRPAAPELEDVTAMSWAGDSRLVVVGREHGGVQTMRYVQVDGSTPEGPAPAALTGVKEITAAESDDGLPLVAYSEDGIVRLPSGGQWQKLVTDGSAPVYPG
- a CDS encoding ComF family protein, which encodes MRGWWQDLTDLVLPAECGGCGRSRTVLCPECRAALSGPGPSRVRPVPEPDGMPVVHAAARYADEVRAVLLAHKERGALALAAPLGAALAEAVRAGLRQVGDADAGTAVLLVPVPSARAAVRARGHDPARRIALAAAGELRRDGLPARVVAVLRQRRAVADQAGLNSRQRLRNLAGALAVAPGGARLLREGRVVLVDDLMTTGASLAEAARAVRAAGPISYGGATTAVYTAVTREVRGEREAGPAEREAGRMPGVPGKAGTADADDVIHAAVVAAPPDSFEINRN
- a CDS encoding winged helix-turn-helix domain-containing protein, with translation MTTPRPTTDLSADEARRIALRTQGFLGAPDRKGGVRGVLRHLGAVQLDTISVLARSHELVPYARLGAVGRKAVEDAYWNTAASGEPHAFEYWSHAACILPVEEWPHFAFRRRAYRARPHWNHDLPDGAYDQVIKQLRAEGPLTATELGGAKRTSEWWDWSGAKVAVERALMYGEVVCVQRRGWKRVYDLAERAIPDTLLHDELDDAECLRRLVRLAGQSLGVGTRADIADYHRLKGEQFDAVIADSGLVPVTVEGWGKPAWADPAALETAPRGRHRTTLLSPFDSLVWERARTERIFGFTHRLEAYVPKPKRVYGYFAMPVLAGGRLVGRVDPAREGATLVAKQVTLDGPKAVPAVAEALVEAASWVNCTSVRVERVDAPELQAPLGKEVTRALATAMR
- the secA gene encoding preprotein translocase subunit SecA; translation: MSVLSKIMRAGEGKILRKLHRIADQVNSIEEDFVDLSDAELRALTDDYKARIAEALADEPDESKHDDIIDKVLDDLLPEAFATVREAAKRVLGQRHYDVQMMGGAALHLGYVAEMKTGEGKTLVGTLPAYLNALSGRGVHLITVNDYLAERDSEMMGRVHKFLGLSVGCILANMTPAERREQYNCDITYGTNNEFGFDYLRDNMAWSKDELVQRGHNYAIVDEVDSILVDEARTPLIISGPADQATKWYGDFAKLVLRLKKGEAGNPLKGVEETGDYDVDEKKRTVAIHESGVSKVEDWLGIDNLYESVNTPLVGYLNNAIKAKELFKKDKDYVVIDGEVMIVDEHTGRILAGRRYNEGMHQAIEAKEGVDIKDENQTLATITLQNFFRLYSKLSGMTGTAMTEAAEFHQIYKLGVVPIPTNKPMIRKDQSDLIYRTEVAKFEAVVDDIAEKHEKGQPILVGTTSVEKSEYLSQQLSKRGIQHEVLNAKQHDREATIVAQAGRKGAVTVATNMAGRGTDIKLGGNPEDLAEAELRQRGLDPEEHIEEWAHALPAALERAEQAVRAEFEEVKDLGGLYVLGTERHESRRIDNQLRGRSGRQGDPGESRFYLSLGDDLMRLFKAQMVERVMSMANVPDDVPIENKMVTRAIASAQSQVEQQNFETRKNVLKYDEVLNRQREVIYGERRRVLEGEDLQEQVVHFMDDTIDAYIAAETAEGFAEDWDLERLWGAFKQLYPVKVTIEELEEAAGDRAGLTAEFISESIKDDIHEQYEAREAQLGSEIMRELERRVVLSVLDRKWREHLYEMDYLQEGIGLRAMAQKDPLVEYQREGFDMFTAMMEGIKEESVGYLFNLEVQVEQQVEEVPVEDAAPVDMQKQDVVPAQAGARPEIRAKGLDVPQRRNLHFSAPTVDGEGGTIEGDFVGDDEPVRSEADGLTRAERRKQSRGGRRRKK
- the hpf gene encoding ribosome hibernation-promoting factor, HPF/YfiA family, whose amino-acid sequence is MDIVVKGRKTEVPERFRKHVAEKLKLEKIQKLDGKVISLDVEVSKEPNPRQADRCDRVEITLRSRGPVIRAEAAASDPYAALDLAAEKLDARLRKQHDKRFSRRGARRISAAEVPDHVPGAATLNGNGQAVHEEEPDGVPTKKIGSLEVKGEGPLIVREKTHVASPMTLDQALYEMELVGHDFYLFVDSETKEPSVVYRRHAYDYGVIHLSTDPMVAQAHSPAPGGTLGG
- a CDS encoding response regulator transcription factor, translating into MADSFGPMRDEDADGGVVGMGPDAGSPRKEPIRVLVVDDHALFRRGLEIVLAAEEDIQVVGEAGDGAEAVDKAADLLPDIVLMDVRMPKRGGIEACTSIKEVAPSAKIIMLTISDEEADLYDAIKAGATGYLLKEISTDEVATAIRAVADGQSQISPSMASKLLTEFKSMIQRTDERRLVPAPRLTDRELEVLKLVATGMNNRDIAKELFISENTVKNHVRNILEKLQLHSRMEAVVYAMREKILEIR